GAACGACCATCCGCCCCGTCTGCCGGGTGCCGCTCGGGGCCCTCGTCTCGGGCGGGCGTACCCGCACCCACTCGCACCGTGGTGGTCTGTGGCCCCGTCAGTACGTGGGGCAGAGGTTGGTCTGTACGGCGGCGAGGATGAAGGCGGCCTTGGTGGGGCCGAAGCCGTCCGGATGGTTGGGGCTGATGAAGCGCCGGTTCGTGGACTCGACACGCTTGGTCGGGTCCTTCTCGTCCTTCATGGACTGGCACTGGCTCAGCCCGCGGCTGATGGCCTTGTCGTCCTTGCCGTTGACGATCTCGGGGTCGATCTTGTTGAGCGCGGCGAGGTAGATGGCCCGCTGCTCGGGGGCGGGGCTGGGCGGGATGCCGGCGGCCGCGGCGGCGGAGCTGAGCGCCTCGGGGGAGACGCTCGACTGCGATGCGGACGGCGAGGAGGCGACCTTGGCGTCGGCCTGGGGCTCGCTGGTGGCCTCGGAGCAGCCGGTGAGGGCAAGGAGACCGGCAGCGAAGAGGGTGACGGTGTGGTGTGTGCGCATCGCACCATGGTGTCGGCGCCGGGACCGGTATGGGTGGGCTGTGACTGATCCGTGACGCCCGCTGGTGTGGGCGCGAGGAGCGCGGCCGGGGTCCAGCAGTGGATCTCGGCCAACGCGTGTGGGAAATCGGGCAGTCATCGCCCAGCGGCGAATCTTCGTCCACGTGTAGGAGAAGCCCCGAAGTAGGCACGCTCTGGATCTGATGCGCCGCCGAACGCGACCACTGCGTGCCACCGGTTGGCGAGTTCGGATCGGTATGGCTTGAGTACGCCCGGCGCACTAGGGGGCGCACAAGGCGTGCTGTCGTTCGGGGCTTTGTGGTCTGCGTCACAGAGCGTTGCGACTTCGAATGATGATTCCTCAAAGCAAAGGGAACTTGAACCTTCACGGATCGGATAACCGTGCAGGTCACGGGCGAGGGCGAGAAGCCGAATGGGGCACATGACCCCGGGAACGTCCAACTGCGAACCTCTGTGCGGATTCTGAGGGACCGGTGGGTAACCCTCCGCGAGAAATTGGGTCGGCGGCCCTCTCCACGAATGGGCACCCTCACCCGCTTTGCTGGTCCACGAGAGCAACCCCGCTCCGAGCGCCGCCCGGGGAAACGGCACTCACCCCCTTCAAGCATGAATAGGACCACCACCCTGTGATGAACCACGACGTGGCCAGCCTGGCGCTGGCCCTGGCCGCCGCGGGACGCGCCTTCGCACCCGACGTGCGTGCCCTGATGCGGCGCCTCCTGGGCGCCGGCGTCCGAGTGGGAGCGGCGAGTCTGGTCGAACAGCGGGATCTGTCCCGCCCCGAGGCGCTGGACGAGGGGAGTCGATGATGACCGAGCAGCCACCCCCGGATTCCGCAGGGACGCGCGAACCCAGCCGGATCATGCCCCACGCCTACTGGGCCTTCCTCGCCCTGCACCACAAGCCCTACCTCGAATACGCCCGCGTCCTGCTCGGCGACGAGAAGGAAGCCGAAAGCGTCGTCCACGCCACGTTCGTGCACCTCGCGGCAATATGGGCGCACCTGACCGCGCAGCCCAACATGGCCGCCTACGCCTGGGCCCAGCACAAACTGCTGGTCGCCGACGAGCTGATCATCAGTGGCCGTGAGCCGGCGGCCAGCGCCACCA
This region of Streptomyces sp. NBC_00513 genomic DNA includes:
- a CDS encoding DUF732 domain-containing protein; amino-acid sequence: MRTHHTVTLFAAGLLALTGCSEATSEPQADAKVASSPSASQSSVSPEALSSAAAAAGIPPSPAPEQRAIYLAALNKIDPEIVNGKDDKAISRGLSQCQSMKDEKDPTKRVESTNRRFISPNHPDGFGPTKAAFILAAVQTNLCPTY